The Musa acuminata AAA Group cultivar baxijiao chromosome BXJ3-6, Cavendish_Baxijiao_AAA, whole genome shotgun sequence region cattttattttaatttatatatttttatatatttaatgttaattaaataattatataattatgtcTATAAATTCATTGTTACTTTCAATAGAAATTGAAGTTAGTTGTTTCTTTCACGGGTTACCGGACTTCAGCCGGTGGAAGGAAGGGTGACGGTGGCGTGGCGTGCAATGTGCCACGTCTCCCACCAAACTTTCCCTGCTTCTCGTGGCTTCTCATCTGCCCGTCCCCATTCGACGTGCCTCGACTATAAATCTCCCGGCTGTCCGTCGCCGCACCGTATCATCTGCAGGACAAACCAGCGCTACACCTTGAGCTACTACTCGCTACTGCTGCTGCAGCTCGCTTGTGGCTGTCGGTGAGGGTAGCGAGCGCAGGAACATCCATGGCCAAGGTGCAGGAGATCAGGCGTTTGCAGAGGGCCGAGGGGCCTGCCACGGTGCTCGCCGTCGGCACCGCCACCCCTGCCAACGTCGTGTACCAGGCCGACTACCCGGACTACTACTTCCGCATCACCAAGAGCGAGCACCTCACTGAGCTCAAGGAGAAGTTTAAGAGGATGTGTGGGTGCTCCTATTTCTCTTTGTACTATTTATCTCTTTACTATCTAAAGTACCATTGCTTGATTAAAGCTGCTTTTGTCATTTCTATGAACATAGAAGATGACAAAAGCcttaagaaaaagaaaactacTGTTTCCTGAGAACAAAAGACACACATCTAGAGACTGTTGTTCTTCTCTGAAACTAGCTAGGAAGAAGGACGGAGTAAAGGCGTGTGGTTGTGATCTTTGTAACGCACGCATGCTGATGCAAGTGACATGGTTTTGTGTCTTTTGACTGCATGGTTGTTCAGGTGACAAGTCTATGATCCGCAAACGTTACATGCACCTCAACGAGGAGATCCTGCAAGAGAACCCTAACATGTGCGCGTACATGGCGCCGTCGCTGGACGCCCGGCAGGATAtcgtggtggtggaggtgccgaaGCTCGGGAAGGAGGCGGCAGCCAAGGCCATCAAGGAGTGGGGGCAGCCCAAGTCCAAGATCACCCACCTGGTCTTCTGCACCACCAGCGGGGTCGACATGCCCGGGGCCGACTACCAGCTCACCAAGCTCCTCGGCCTCCGCCCATCCGTCAACCGGTTCATGATGTACCAGCAGGGCTGTTTCGCTGGCGGCACGGTGCTCCGCCTGGCCAAGGACCTGGCGGAGAACAGCCGCGGCGCCCGGGTGCTCGTGGTCTGCTCCGAGATCACTGCTGTCACCTTCCGCGGGCCTTCGGAGTCTCACCTCGACAGCCTCGTGGGGCAGGCCCTGTTCGGCGACGGCGCCGCCGCCATCATCGTCGGCGCAGACCCGGACCCCGTCACGGAGCGCCCTATCTTCCAGCTCGTCTCCGCCAGCCAGACCATCCTCCCCGACTCCGAAGGCGCCATCGACGGCCACCTGCTGGAGGTCGGCCTCACCTTCCACCTGCTCAAGGACGTGCCCGGCCTCATCTCCAAGAACATCGAGAGGAGCCTAGTGGACGCGTTCAAGCCGCTGGGGATCAGCGACTGGAACTCCATGTTCTGGATCGTGCACCCCGGCGGACCAGCGATCCTCGACCAGGTGGAGGCCAAGCTGGGCCTTGAGAAGGAGAAGATGAAGGCGACGCGGCAGGTGCTGAGCGAGTACGGGAACATGTCCAGCGCATGCGTGCTCTTCATCCTCGACGAGATGAGGAAGCGATCCGCCGAGGACGGAAAGGCAACCACCGGGGAGGGGCTGGAGTGGGGGGTGCTCTTCGGGTTCGGCCCGGGGCTGACGGTGGAGACGGTAGTCTTGCACAGCATCCCCATTGCCACCCGATGAAAGGACGAGAGAGACTGCCATGCATCCAAGCTAGATTTTCCCATTGCCGTCACGGGAATCTCTCCTTCATGCTATGACGTAATGTATCTATCTATATTCACATAAATAAATGCACGCGTCTGTGCAAGTTTCGTGGCGCTTACACATCTCTTCTCGTTATACTTTGTTGTCCGACCATTCCAAGCCGACGCATTGCACGGCAATGGTCGACATGGGTTGAACCCATCTTCTAGTATTGAACCACGTGGCAGCTTACATAAGCACATAAATGGGCTAAGCAAATACTGCCATGAGGACGTAATCAATTCACTGCATGTCACTCGCAGTCGAGTCAGACGATACGGTGACAACTACGTGGCGACTGGTCCTCTCGGTCGGCACGTGCTTCGTTTGACGTGTTAGTTGGAGCTGCGAGCTTAGTGTGGTATACCTACCTATCAAAACTTTCATtataatcataatttaattataattaatgtGATAATTGATgtttatagatcaaaaatctatATCAATATGCCTAATGTGATATTTCTATTGAGACATTCGGACTGTGAACGTCATATACACCCACGaatataatgaaaaaaataataatataatggtaTTATTATATATGCTTATTGTTCGACCTATTGAATTAAAATTTAATAACTAGTGTTATATTAAATATTCTTAGTAACCTAAGTGAGATATTTTACAGTATGCTTTAGTATTTATCGAGAATAAGTAAAAATTAATTCATGAAAATGATTATGTGGGGAGAAAAGGTGACCACGGAACTTTCCTAAACGTGGGGAATGAACCACCGTAGCTTATCTTATGGCGATGGAAAAACGGTGAAGTAGAAATATTAGAACACTCTCCTTTCCTTGACAACTTAACTTGAAAATGATTGATCATCAAATTTACAATATGTCTCATGGTATGGTATATGATAGGATCTCTTTAAGTCGTCGCCAGGGAGTTAGCACAGTTAGAGTCGATTCCAAATGCGCACGGTCATCTGGTCTAGCACTCGGGTCTCAGAAACTGGCCTCGATCATCTCGTGTCCGGTGCAGCCCTTTGTCTCAAGGTCCTTGATGTGTAGGGTCTTCTGCATCTTCACTCGTGCGTCGAATCGGGTTGAAACCTTATCTTCCGAGGGTGGCCTTTTTTGTCGTCGAGCTCCTGTGCACAGGTCGAGATCAGGAGGAAAGTTTTTCGATCCGACCCCTCCGATGTTTAAGTTAGCTTTTCGTTGAATGAGTGAGAGTAGAATGCGTGAGTCAAAAAGCCTCCCCCGTGTTGGTCAAGCGATGGGCTTTTATGCCTGCGGGATTTGGCAGTTCCCAGCCTCTTAATGGTTGTCGCCCTCTTAAGCGGTGAACCCATACCTTTCACACTAACATCTGTTGTCCTGCGTGGCGTCGCACCTAAGTGGAGCTGTCCCTGCCTTTGTCGGGCGGAGGCATACTCGAGAGATGCCATTCCATTCTTTGCAGGGACAACGTCGTCACACCTGAGCGGTGTCGTTCCACTCTTTGCAAGATGACGTCATACTCGAGTAGCATCGTCCCAACCTCCGCAGGGCGATATCATACTCAAGCGGTGCCGTTGTCATGCTTGAGCAGCATCGTTCTACTCTTCGCGGGACGATGTTGTACTCGAGCAGCACCGTCGTCATACCCGAGTGGCGCCATTCCACTCTTCGCGGGACGACGTCGTACTCGAGTGACGTCGTTCCACTGTTCGCAGGATGGCGTTGTATTAACATGGTGTGCCACACCGACTTTGAAACTTTTCATTGGCGCTCAGGTGGCTGCGATGGGACAACAGCGAGAGTGCTACCAAATTGTGCCCTATACAATCTATCCTTTTCATTTCACTCAGTGTTTAACTACAAATATTTACGTAGTACAACATTTTTATTTGGTTTTACACCATATAGTTTATTTCTTTACGTGCTTATTTCTAACCATCTCAAGCTTTCATGATTCTTGTCAGcgaacaaataaaataataataatggtgaAAACATGGATTTGAAATCATAATCCTATTATCGACAATTAAAATTAGTTGGCACTTTCAAAGATTTGTTGAAAAAAGTTTTGAATCCTTTTAGtaaaaatttatcaaatgagaaatatatttataaaatatttatgtttatgtttatttttatggTGAAAatgtttatgtttatgttttaaaaaaaaggaagagaaagatatttatgtttatttataaaataaaataatttaaaaatagaaaaaaagattgtaaaataatgaaaaaatataaaaataataatatcttatCTATTATGGGCATGCACAGCAAAATCTTTTCCACTAATAGAGCTCCAAGATTTTATCCAACTCTCCAGTGCTGCTCAACGCCTCTTCATCTTTCCGATCTCCTCTTCAGCTTCTTCACCACCACCGCCGGCAGCTGTTGCAGGAAGGAGGAGCAAACAAGGCGTCCCTCCACACCAGACACCAGGTGGCCCGTGCGGTTGGGTCTCATACACTGGTCGGTTCCATGAATCAGCACCACCTGTTCGACGGAATTCCTCAACCACTGGATTCGTGCTTCAGAATTCCAAAAAAGGTGCAATCTTTTCGTCGATCGATATCCAAAGAAGCATCTTTTTGAGGCGTCGAGAGATTTCGATGTCGTGGTCTTCTTATCCCTGGTACACTTTTGGAATCCAGGGTTTTCGTTGGAGGTTttggattctttttctttttcacagaAAGCTATCGGGTGTTGATTTCGTTTCTGTTGAAAGCCTGTTTAAAGTTGATTTCGTGATTCAGATTTCATGATGATGCAATGTGCAACAGAGAACATAATGCTATCACTTTAGCTTCCATGAATCTTTATAAACTGCCATGTTTgaattaaaacattaaaaaacAGAAGTATCTTTATACGATGTAATGTTTGAATCAACATAATAAGATACATCAATTGGAAAAATGACCAAGGGAACAAGTCAATGTTTTCCTCAATGCTAATGTACATGTTATagaaaacaatagtgatatttgaTGTGGACACCTAGTTGTTGTCTAGATATTTGATGATGAGCAATCCTAAACAGACTAGAGAGAATCTATTGCATTATGTGCAAGATTAATTTTTGTTCAACTACACACTCCTAATTGCGATCAGATGAACAGAAGGATACCACATCATTCTTATTGTAGTATATTCAAGGATATGTTCATGAAGGCATAAAAATGCATTAGAAAGTACATCTCTCATTTCTGTCCATTATCTTGCAATCCATCTCACTGTGTACATATCTGCCCTAGCCCAGAACTGGTTGAAATTTCAATTAATTAGCTGTTGATTCAAGCATTCTGGGCATGCCAATTTGCATTGCAAGTACATTTATGCTACTAAATCAGAGAGGAATAAAACAGAAGTTCTGTTGATCCTAGTCACTTTCTATTTGATTTAGCTTGTCTAGCTCATTATGAAAACTTTAGTGCAAAGCAAATTTGAAACAACTTTTCTTCAGAGCCTTTTCCTATTCCTCTCACTTGCCTATATCATTTTCAATTTGCTCACTGTCACATTGTCCTAATTTAGCTTATTGTATTCTTCTTTTTCAGTTTTAGAAAGGTCTCAAATTGATAATTCTGATATGGCCCAGTGATCTTGCTTGCTTGGGTCTTTTCAATTTGCAACCAAACATCCTCAACCGCAGAAAGTTGCAGGTCTCCTTTGCTGTGATGGTAAAACACACATATATCAGTTGCAAAACACCCTGTATTCGAATCTGCAGTTAATGGGCTTGTACCTATCCGTGATATACAGTGATGTCCAACAGATCTGATGTAGCAGAAGCAACTAGGTAGAAAAATAGAAACAGAGGGTTTTTAGAGAGAAGTGAAGGGGAAAAGTGAACATAAATAGACCATTTGTTTGAAGAACTAACTTCTCTGAGATGCTTTTATTTGTATATTAATGGAGACACTTCACAGTTTCACAGTCAACAATCATCAACTCTGTTACCAAGGCAACTCATATTTGAACCATGAAAAGACTGCTGAACTATGCTAAGTGCTCATCATGTGCCAATAAAATTCAAGATGATGAATGGGTGCATAAAATAGCCAAGTGATGCTATGCCACTTgtcttatatttattttgatttcagaaaaatacttGTTGTATCACTTAAAGCAACTTATAGCTAGGTATTGTATCAATCAAAACAAAGTTTTGTTACTGCATGAGTTCCAATCAGAGTTCTTTGCTTATCCATCATATACATGTGTAGTTGAATTATCAAAGCAACTTGTATGTCATTTGGTGAAGACAAATTACTCCTATTTTTCTCATAGCTTTCTCTCTTCTGGTCCTGCATTGTTGCTTTCTGTATCATGCTGCTGTTGAATCTTGATGCTACAGCTAGTATCATGCTTTCTTCAGCTACAGTTTCCACTGCATGCATCTACCATGTCTGAACATAGTGTTTGTTGAAGCCAATAAAAGCCAATGAACATAGTGTGCATCTATAATTCCTGGGAAGGTATACTTTCACTGTATCACTGACTAGAAAGAGTGTTGCATCAAATAATTTTGCTTCATATCTCATTCATTCCAAAGACTGCTGCTATATTGTAAGCTGGACATACCAATATATACTGATTCATGGCTGCATCTGAACAGTTTTGCCTTTACAAAACAACTATTACCATCACTTCCTTATCTCACTGTTTTGACAAACAAAATCTTAAATGTAGAAGCACAATGCTTTTGACCATTTGTGCAGGTAAA contains the following coding sequences:
- the LOC135641716 gene encoding chalcone synthase 2-like, which codes for MAKVQEIRRLQRAEGPATVLAVGTATPANVVYQADYPDYYFRITKSEHLTELKEKFKRMCDKSMIRKRYMHLNEEILQENPNMCAYMAPSLDARQDIVVVEVPKLGKEAAAKAIKEWGQPKSKITHLVFCTTSGVDMPGADYQLTKLLGLRPSVNRFMMYQQGCFAGGTVLRLAKDLAENSRGARVLVVCSEITAVTFRGPSESHLDSLVGQALFGDGAAAIIVGADPDPVTERPIFQLVSASQTILPDSEGAIDGHLLEVGLTFHLLKDVPGLISKNIERSLVDAFKPLGISDWNSMFWIVHPGGPAILDQVEAKLGLEKEKMKATRQVLSEYGNMSSACVLFILDEMRKRSAEDGKATTGEGLEWGVLFGFGPGLTVETVVLHSIPIATR